The sequence below is a genomic window from Draconibacterium halophilum.
ACAAGCTGGAGGATGAGCCGGAACCGGTTGAATACGAAGAAGTATCAGAAGAGCCGGAGGAAAAGACGAAGAGCGAAGATGGAATTTACTCCTGCAATATATGTGGCTTCCAGTACAACCCTGAAGAGGGTGATCCTGCGCTTGGAATACCTCCGGGAACGCCTTTTGAAGATTTGCCTGAAGACTGGAAATGCCCGATTTGCAACGCTTCAAAAGACGATTTTACAAAAGTGTAGTATACTTTGAATATTATAATGTCCGATGGGTACCATCGCAAAATGGTTTATTTTTGGAATGTTTGCACTGGCAAAGCCAAACTTCCTTTTTCTCATCGATGCTGAGTGGAAGTGGAGTGAATTCTGAACCCTGATGAGAACCGTCGCAAAAAGGTTGGTTTTTACTTTTTCCACAAGCGCACCAATAATAAGTGCCGGGTTCAAGCGTAAGAGCTTTTGGAGCTTTTTCAGCTATCTCAGGTTTTTGCATGTTTTTTATTTTAGTGTTTATTAAAGATACAACTATGTTACGTAATATTTTGTTTAATTG
It includes:
- a CDS encoding CDGSH iron-sulfur domain-containing protein, whose amino-acid sequence is MQKPEIAEKAPKALTLEPGTYYWCACGKSKNQPFCDGSHQGSEFTPLPLSIDEKKEVWLCQCKHSKNKPFCDGTHRTL